The Spartobacteria bacterium sequence GCCTGACATCACCGACAATACGTCGCCCGTAATATAAACCTGCATGCCCAAATCGTCGCAAAACGAGGCGAGCTCTGCATATAATTCACGATATCCCTGCATTTTTTCCACGAGTGTATGTGGATAGTTCGGCAGATCGACCAGATGCATCACATCATCCAGTGAAATCGCGTTGAATCCTTCCGCTGCGGCCCGTTCAATGAAACAGCGGAAATCACGGCGAATTCGATCTGTCTTTTGAACGTCCAGTTGTCCCTGTGTTTCTAATTCGGCAAAAGGAATTTTAGACCAGTTGCGTCGTCGGCAGTCGTTTGGCTCAAAAAAAGGTCCAATGCCATCAATCAGAAAGAGTTCACAAGTCATATCGTTGCGAAAGATTCTGTCTGTAAAGCTGTTCCGTCGGAAGATTGCCATGCCATCATTTCTTCGAGCACCTGGCGCCAGCCATGTCCGGAGCAGGCCGTTTGTCGGGCATTGCTGCGTAACGCGTCGTATGCTGAAGGATCGGTTTCCATCACCGTAAGCAAATGCAGTATCTGTTCTTTCCATATAGTATGTTTGTTGGCAGGCAGTACATAGCCTGATTGGCCATGATGCACCAGTTCCTGCGGGCCGCCGACGTCTGACACAAGAACCGGAACGCCACACGCCTGTGCTTCCAGAATAACCATTCCAAACGTATCGGTGGTGCTCGGAAAAACGAACAGGTCGGCTAGATTGAAATAAAGTGGAAGTTCACTGCGGGGAATTCGTCCCGTCATAATCACACGTGGCATATCGATGATGCGTTGCTGAACAGTTTGTAATTCCGGACCGTCACCTATGATAAGAAATTGAACAGTGGTGTGTTCCTTCATGACCGATTCCACCACATCCAGCATGAAATCAATATTCTTTTCTTTTCCCAGCCGCCCGGCCCATACCAACACGGGGGCATCTGTTAGTTTGAATTCAGCTTTGATGTTGTTCTCTCGCTTCTCATCCCGAATCGCGAATGTCGGATCCAGTGAACGCTTAAAAAGCCTCATTTTGTCCGCTGGCAGCCCTCGTGATTCCAGCATTTCCATATATTGGCGTGTTGGCACTCGTATTTCATCTAATGCGTTGTAAAAAAATCGTGTGTAGGTTTCTACCATGGATGAAATCCATTCGTCGCCAATGAATTGATCTACCTGACGTGTGAAATCGGTGTGATAAATTCCCGTGCATTTTGTTCCCGTCAGCCAGCCGCAGAGCAGACCTAACAGCCCAACCGGGCCGGGAGTGGAAATCATAATTTCATCCGGCTGTTCCATCGCGATGAGATCCACTGAGCGCAGCAGTGACGGAACCCGCAATGTAAACGATGTATAGAAATCGGGGACAGCCGTATAAATGCAGGGGAGATTCAACATGTTATCCGCCAACTCTGCCGGGACTTCAGTTGTGGGCAGCGACGAAACAAGCTTAAAAGGGTAGTCATAGAGCGTAGCACACTGGGTCAGTTCACGCATGGTTACAGATACACCATTCAGATCATTTACCGTGTCAGAAAACCATAGTACGCGTTTTATTTGTCGTTTAGGTTTAGAAA is a genomic window containing:
- a CDS encoding glycosyltransferase; translation: MTKVDMHVHSLHSKHPSEWFLQRIGASESYTSVEEVYRLAKKRGMQFVTLTDHNTIDGALELRKQHPDDTFISVEITSYFPENGCKVHILAYHIDEAQFQKIQELRLDLYALRDFLRAESIACSVAHATYNVNGRLSEEILEKLILLFDVFEIINGARSCVHNQAWHRLLQHLSSADIEHFSRKHQIDPWGANSWVKGFTGGSDDHAGLLIGAAYTLSDAHSVKELMDAVRNKSTLAGGRHGDHKSLAFAIYKIATEYSSNKKPDEQNKIWQVINTLAFSEGKPGLRDRFAISRMKLKRGDDQQRILSHFFEQLIEGREQKTIHPADMIQRLYDSLSNLTDDFFKMIVTSLEKNMRSGDSGQILKNIAAALPALFLSAPFFTALRHHHRDKNLITNLHNRLISKPKRQIKRVLWFSDTVNDLNGVSVTMRELTQCATLYDYPFKLVSSLPTTEVPAELADNMLNLPCIYTAVPDFYTSFTLRVPSLLRSVDLIAMEQPDEIMISTPGPVGLLGLLCGWLTGTKCTGIYHTDFTRQVDQFIGDEWISSMVETYTRFFYNALDEIRVPTRQYMEMLESRGLPADKMRLFKRSLDPTFAIRDEKRENNIKAEFKLTDAPVLVWAGRLGKEKNIDFMLDVVESVMKEHTTVQFLIIGDGPELQTVQQRIIDMPRVIMTGRIPRSELPLYFNLADLFVFPSTTDTFGMVILEAQACGVPVLVSDVGGPQELVHHGQSGYVLPANKHTIWKEQILHLLTVMETDPSAYDALRSNARQTACSGHGWRQVLEEMMAWQSSDGTALQTESFATI